GCGCCGCGCACGGCGCGCATGGCCGCTTCGGACAGGCCGAGCAGATCCACGCCTTCAAGCAGGATGCGCCCGCCGGTGATCGGCGTCGACGGCCCAAGCAGTCGCATGATGGCGCCAGCGGTCATCGATTTGCCCGAGCCGCTTTCGCCGACCAGACAGACGATCTCGTCGGCGCCGACGGTCAGCGAAATGCCGTTTAGGGCGAAGGGACGGTCGGCGCTTTTAGGCAGGGCGACGCGCAGATCGTCGATAATCAGGCGGGGGGAGGCCAAGGGAAGGGTCGGCGCGGTCATTGGTCGGCAAGCCTTGGGTTAAGGGCGTCGTTCAGCCCCTGGCCGACAAGCGACACCGCCAGAACGGTCAGAAGAATGGCAAAGCCGGGGATGGCCGAAACATACCACTCGCTGCGCAGCACCCCCCGGCCCTGGCCGATCAGATTGCCCCACGAGGACACATTGGGGTCAGACAGATTAAGGAAGGCCAGCGCGCTTTCCAGCAAGATGGCCGTCGCCATCACCACGCTGGCGTAAACGATGATCGGCGGCAGGGCGTTGGGCAGGATCTCGCGGAAGATCAGCCGCAGGTCGCGCAGGCCGGCAAGGCGGGCGGCCTGAACGAATTCCCGCCCGCGCAGCGACAGGAACTCCGCCCGGGTCAGCCTAGCCGGCGCCGGCCACGAGACGATGCCGATGGCGATCACCACGGTTTCGATGCGCGAGCCGAAAACCGCGATCAGCAGCAGCAGCAACAGGAAATTCGGCAGGGTCTGAAAGGCGTCGGTGATGCGCATCAGGGCGTCATCGACCAGCCCGCCGTAATAGCCGGCCAGGGCGCCGACCAGCACGCCGAGCGCGATGGCGATCGAGGTGGCGACGACGCCGATCACCAGCGACAGCCGGGCGCCATGGAAGATCTGGGCGGCGATATCGCGCCCCGAATTATCCGTCCCCAGCCAGAAGCGGGGATTGTCTAGCGGCCATTGCAGCGGCCGTCCGGCCAGGGCCAGGGGATCGCGCGGGAACAACAGATCGGCGCTGAGCGCCAAACCGAGGACGGCGATCAGCAAGACCAGCCCGAGCACGGCCGACGGATTGCGGAAATAGCGACGAAAAGCGGCCATCGCTTCAGTGTCCTTTGGCGCGGATGCGCGGATCAAGCCGGGCATACAGCAGGTCGACGATGAAATTGACGACGATCACCAGAACCGCCGACAGCAAGACAATGCCGAGCAGGGTATTGAGATCGCGCTGCACCACCGATTCGTAAGCCAGCCGGCCGAGGCCCGGCAGGGTGAAGACGCTTTCCACCACCACCGATCCGCCCAGCATGGTGCTGGCGTTCAGGCCGATCAGGGTCAGCATCGGCAACAGGGCGTTGCGCAGCACGTGGTGGGTGACGATCTTGGTCTCGTCCACCCCCTTGGCCCGCGCCGTGCGGACGAAATCGAGCGAGGAGACCTCGAGCATCGAGGCGCGCATGATCCGCAGATAGGTGGCAAGGAAAATCAGCGACAGGGTGATCGTCGGCAGGGCCATATGGCGGGCGATATCCAGGGCCCGGGTCAGTCCCTGATAGCCCGCCCCCACCTCCTCGAAGCCGCCCGGCGGCAGCCAGCCCAGCTTGACGGCGAAGACGACCACGGCCATCAGCCCCAGCCAGAACGACGGCGTGGCGTAGAAGACCAGCCCAAGGGTGGAGATCAGCGTATCGGGCCATTTATTGACCCGCCGCGCCGCCAGAACGCCCAGGGCCACGCCGCCGCTCACCGCCACCACCAGCGAGGCGCCCATCAGCAGCAAGGTGACCGGCAGGCGTTCGACGATCACATCGATCACCGGCTTGCCGTAGATGGCCGAATAGCCCAGGTCGAACTGCACGAGGCGCAGCAGATAGCGCCCCAACTGCACCGCCACCGGGGCGTCAAGCCCATAGA
The DNA window shown above is from Rhodospirillum rubrum ATCC 11170 and carries:
- a CDS encoding ABC transporter permease yields the protein MAAFRRYFRNPSAVLGLVLLIAVLGLALSADLLFPRDPLALAGRPLQWPLDNPRFWLGTDNSGRDIAAQIFHGARLSLVIGVVATSIAIALGVLVGALAGYYGGLVDDALMRITDAFQTLPNFLLLLLLIAVFGSRIETVVIAIGIVSWPAPARLTRAEFLSLRGREFVQAARLAGLRDLRLIFREILPNALPPIIVYASVVMATAILLESALAFLNLSDPNVSSWGNLIGQGRGVLRSEWYVSAIPGFAILLTVLAVSLVGQGLNDALNPRLADQ
- a CDS encoding ABC transporter permease — protein: MSLFLFALRRLATSIPSLLIILVGVFLLLQLAPGDTVDALLAQMGGGDAQIIETLRHFYGLDAPVAVQLGRYLLRLVQFDLGYSAIYGKPVIDVIVERLPVTLLLMGASLVVAVSGGVALGVLAARRVNKWPDTLISTLGLVFYATPSFWLGLMAVVVFAVKLGWLPPGGFEEVGAGYQGLTRALDIARHMALPTITLSLIFLATYLRIMRASMLEVSSLDFVRTARAKGVDETKIVTHHVLRNALLPMLTLIGLNASTMLGGSVVVESVFTLPGLGRLAYESVVQRDLNTLLGIVLLSAVLVIVVNFIVDLLYARLDPRIRAKGH